A genome region from Methanococcoides burtonii DSM 6242 includes the following:
- a CDS encoding nicotinamide-nucleotide adenylyltransferase, whose amino-acid sequence MNMKRAFYIGRFQPFHLGHHSVITSIAKEVDELIIGIGSAQTSHEVNNPFTAGERVMMIRHALEDIDVHFYALPIDDIQQNPIWVSYVTSRTPPFDTVYANNPLVIELFEETGVMVKQPPMYHRNEYSGTEIRRRMLEGEEWKHLVPNAVADVIEEINGVRRLRRVAGTD is encoded by the coding sequence ATGAATATGAAAAGGGCATTTTACATCGGGCGCTTCCAACCATTCCATCTGGGGCATCACTCTGTGATAACCAGCATCGCCAAAGAGGTCGATGAACTTATAATAGGAATCGGAAGTGCCCAAACAAGCCATGAAGTGAATAATCCATTCACTGCAGGCGAAAGAGTTATGATGATCAGGCATGCTCTTGAAGACATTGACGTTCATTTTTATGCATTGCCCATAGACGACATACAGCAAAATCCTATATGGGTCTCTTATGTAACGTCCAGAACACCACCTTTTGATACAGTCTATGCCAATAACCCTCTTGTCATCGAACTTTTTGAAGAGACAGGAGTAATGGTAAAGCAGCCACCCATGTACCACAGGAATGAATATTCGGGTACAGAGATACGAAGACGTATGCTTGAAGGGGAAGAATGGAAACACCTTGTACCAAATGCGGTTGCTGATGTCATTGAAGAGATCAACGGTGTAAGACGCTTAAGACGCGTTGCGGGTACGGACTGA
- the fpoF gene encoding F420H2 dehydrogenase subunit FpoF has product MVNPKIMDVINFDVCTACGACVSACPAGAITMGDKKAEIRDPDSLELYTHGAAPNVCEGCLTCSRICPVVDGYFEDEFANVRSFLAAKSNIAGQDGGVTSAIARSLLRQGEIDCVVGITRNEKWETELELFTSAEDVEKAKGTKYTYDSVLSVLRDPFSKYEKIAVIGVPCQAHGARLISENVNDKIVLIIGLLCMESFHQEVMTDKIIPEIMGVKAEDVVKMDFGKGKFWAYTKDGEEHSVPIAKVAPHARNPCHHCNDYTSVFADIAVGSVGTPDGWNSVLIRTDAGEKYFKMVESELEFMEDPKPGMFLIEKLTKMKHDNNSAHYLEVCEKFSFDDGGFR; this is encoded by the coding sequence ATGGTTAATCCTAAAATAATGGACGTCATTAACTTTGACGTCTGTACCGCTTGTGGGGCATGCGTTTCAGCATGTCCTGCCGGTGCAATAACAATGGGTGACAAGAAAGCTGAGATCCGCGACCCCGATAGCCTCGAACTGTACACACATGGTGCTGCCCCTAATGTATGTGAGGGATGTCTTACATGCAGCAGGATCTGCCCGGTCGTTGACGGTTACTTCGAGGACGAGTTCGCTAACGTCAGAAGCTTCCTTGCCGCAAAGAGCAACATTGCCGGTCAGGACGGTGGTGTTACTTCCGCTATTGCACGATCACTCCTTAGACAGGGTGAGATCGACTGTGTTGTCGGTATCACCAGGAATGAAAAATGGGAAACCGAGCTTGAGCTCTTCACAAGTGCAGAAGATGTCGAAAAAGCAAAGGGTACCAAATACACATACGATTCAGTCCTTTCAGTACTAAGAGATCCATTCAGCAAGTATGAAAAGATCGCTGTGATCGGAGTACCATGCCAGGCACACGGTGCAAGACTCATTTCAGAGAACGTCAACGACAAGATAGTCCTTATCATAGGTCTGCTCTGCATGGAAAGCTTCCACCAGGAAGTCATGACAGATAAGATAATACCTGAGATAATGGGCGTCAAAGCCGAGGATGTTGTCAAGATGGACTTTGGTAAAGGTAAGTTCTGGGCATACACCAAAGATGGTGAAGAGCACAGCGTACCTATCGCAAAGGTTGCCCCTCATGCAAGGAACCCATGCCACCACTGTAATGACTACACATCAGTCTTTGCAGACATAGCAGTAGGTTCAGTAGGCACACCAGATGGCTGGAACTCTGTACTTATACGCACCGATGCGGGTGAAAAGTACTTTAAGATGGTCGAAAGTGAACTTGAGTTCATGGAAGATCCAAAGCCGGGAATGTTCCTTATTGAGAAACTGACGAAAATGAAACATGACAACAACTCTGCACACTACCTGGAAGTGTGTGAGAAATTCTCATTCGATGATGGCGGTTTCCGTTAA
- the mer gene encoding 5,10-methylenetetrahydromethanopterin reductase, protein MTFGIEFVPNDPVLKIAHYAKLAEQQGFDNVWITDHYNNRDVYSTLAVLAMNTNSIKIGTGVTNPYTRNAAITASSIGAINEISGGRAILGLGPGDKATFDAMGIEWEKPLTTTKENISALRSFFAGEKVTMDGDMVQFSGAKLAFKTGDVPIYMGAQGPKMLELAGEVADGVLINASHPNDFEVAVKQITSGAKKAGRDPKDVDVAAYACFSIDKDAAKARSAAKVVVAFIVAGSPDMVLERHGIDVAAKADIGGAIAKGDFGALMGDMVTNNMMESFSISGTPDDCKARINELLDIGVTQIVAGSPIGPNKEKAIKLIGKEIIGGN, encoded by the coding sequence ATGACATTCGGAATAGAATTCGTGCCAAATGATCCAGTGCTTAAGATCGCACATTACGCAAAGCTCGCAGAACAGCAGGGATTTGACAATGTGTGGATCACTGACCACTACAACAATCGTGACGTTTACTCAACACTGGCAGTTCTTGCCATGAACACAAACAGCATCAAGATCGGTACCGGCGTTACAAACCCCTACACAAGGAACGCAGCCATCACAGCTTCAAGTATTGGTGCAATTAACGAGATATCCGGCGGACGTGCTATCTTAGGTCTTGGCCCTGGCGACAAGGCAACCTTCGATGCGATGGGAATTGAATGGGAAAAACCACTTACTACCACAAAGGAAAATATCTCTGCGCTTCGCTCATTCTTCGCAGGTGAGAAAGTAACAATGGACGGAGATATGGTCCAGTTCAGCGGTGCAAAGTTAGCATTCAAGACCGGTGACGTACCTATATACATGGGTGCACAGGGTCCAAAGATGCTCGAGCTCGCAGGAGAGGTCGCAGACGGTGTCCTTATCAATGCATCACACCCAAATGACTTTGAAGTAGCAGTAAAACAGATCACATCCGGTGCAAAGAAAGCAGGCAGAGATCCAAAGGACGTTGATGTTGCAGCATACGCATGCTTCTCAATTGACAAGGATGCTGCAAAAGCAAGAAGCGCAGCAAAGGTCGTTGTTGCATTCATTGTTGCAGGTTCACCTGACATGGTCCTTGAGCGCCACGGCATTGATGTCGCTGCAAAGGCAGACATCGGCGGAGCTATCGCAAAGGGCGACTTCGGAGCACTCATGGGTGACATGGTCACAAACAACATGATGGAATCATTCTCCATATCCGGTACACCAGACGACTGTAAAGCAAGGATCAATGAATTGCTTGACATCGGTGTCACTCAGATCGTTGCAGGTTCACCTATCGGACCTAACAAAGAAAAAGCGATCAAACTCATCGGAAAGGAGATCATCGGTGGGAACTGA